DNA from Ignisphaera sp.:
CTTAAAAAGACCTTTTAATTGCATTAACTTGATTTTGCTATACATTATTTTGAATACATTTCCATAAACATTTGTTGCTTGCGATGTTCTCTAATCAAGTATAAATAACCTTTTGATTAACCCGGATCATTAGGTTTAAAAACATACGCTGATTGATGCATACATTGAATTGTTGTTACAATTGATGAAAGCTACTTTTACACCTGTTCTATCTCTGGCTTTAAATGGTTCTATACTAACACATATGTTATTTCCATACATTTTTTGCATGTTTTGAAATGTACTAATATTGAATGCCTTGAGGATACATTCTAACAGGTCAGGTGGAATCTCTGATTCTAGTAGAATATTACCTCTCTTAAGTATGGAAGCTTTTACTTGGTGTAAGCCCTTATACGAATCGTCTATGAAATAACCGCAAATTCTTAATGTGCATAACTTTGACAATTCCGTTGTTGAGGCAACTACTTTGTACACATCTATAAAACCTGGATTACCTTTTTTATTCCTAACAATCAGTATATTGTCTGCATTGATATCCATAGCTTGGAGAGCAAGCTGCTTGAAAGTTAGCTTTCCTCTGTTAACTTTTATTGCATTTGGTACTATTCTAGACAGCACCTTAATGAATCGTCTGGTGTTTCTTGTTGGTCTATGAGATGATGTTATTAAAGTCTTTGTGTTTCTCATTATATTGTATGTGCCTTGAGCATGAATGTTATTCTTTATTTTTCTATTGTCCAGGGGGTATATGCAGCACCAGCCCATTTGCTATTACATTTGGGGCATTCCCAAATACCAAAGGCTATTCTTCTAAACGTTGTTGTTGCTCCACAATACGGGCACTGATACTCTGCGTATCTTCTTTCCATAACCTCTTTCCACTTCTTTCTCAAGCTTGAACCATATCTAGCACCAAATCTCCCTGCTATGCCAACAACTTTTAGTCTACCCATGTTGTCTTTGCACCTATACTCTTGATTTGATATTCTTAGTAAAATGTTTTTGCCGAGAAAATAAAAGCATTCATTCTGCAGTTATGTTATGAATTTTCTGATTGTTTCTATCAATTCTTTTCCTTTATTAAGAGAAATTTCTATTGCCTGCTCCAACTCTTTTTCTGTGAATGCTCCCAAACCCCTTTTCTGCATACCAACAATATTGCCATCCTCACCTACAGCTATAGCTAAACTCGCACTAGCAAGTGCTTCCTCCTCAGCTGTTGGATCAACTACTAATACATCGCCTATCTTGTATACAGTAACAGTAGCTACAAGCTTATTCATTGGTAGTAGCCCAATAGCTTTGCTTCTATCAATTTTCACGTTACCACTTGCTTGGTCAACCTCATAGTAAGGTATTTTGGTATTTGCAAGCGCAAGAATCGATGCAATCATAGCAGCATCGATAAGATTGCCATCGTGATCTAGAACGTATATATCGAGCCATATGATCCATGCCTTTCTTCCAGGGATTAGAGCTAGTTTATTGAGTGCCACGGCTTTTGGCTCTCTAATAGACCTGTCAATGACTCTCGCAAGTTCAATTGCATTTTCATCCGGCGGCCCTGGTTCAAAAGTGGGTGAGGCCGCAGGAATGTATTCCGCGTTTACTATCAGCACACCCTCCTCTGGATTATCTGGAAACGGCTGACCAACCTCTAGCTTTACCCCCGCCAAGATTTGCGTATAGCCAAGTTTAACAAGTACAGAAGAATCTGCATTTGGAGAAACATTCTTCGCAACATCGATTTGTCTATAGCTTAGCAAAGGCCTCTTATCAATATGATTGCCCTTTGCTAACACATTTAATATCGCATTCATCTTTATCTTTGGAATAATCGGTGTCTCAGGCGTTGATGACATGCTTACCTCACCTTTTTACTCCTCCACCTCAACATACTTCTTTTTCAAAGTCTCTTTCTGCAAATTGTAAATTTTGTTTATACCATCAAGAGCTAATTTCAAGGCTTTTTTGAATTCATCTGGTGTTAAAACGCCATTTAGCTGAATCATGGTTATTTTCCCGATTGAGGGCATAGCGGCAACAGGCATGTCTGCTTCGCCATACATGTCCTCAACCTCATTTAGATCTAAAACAATAACCCCATCAACTTTCCCCACCGCAACAGCAGCCACAAGATCTAGCATAGGTATCCCGGCATCTGCTAGAGCAAGAGAGGCTGCTGTTATCCCTGCTGTTCGAGTACCCCCTTCAGCATTTAGAACCTCGACAAAGATGTCAATGGCTGTTCTGGGGAATTGGGAACTGATTATTGCGGGTTCCAAGGCCTCTCTAATGACTTTTGAAAGCTCTATTTCACGTCTACTAGGCGCAGGACTTTTTCTCTCGCCCATTGTCGAAAATGAGAGCATCCTGTATCGGCATCTTATTGTAGCCCTATCAACCTGCTCCTCATGCCTTGGAACAACCTCGCGAGGTCCATAGACAGCTGCTAGAACCTTTGTGTTGCCTATTTCAACTATTGCAGATCCGTCAGCATTCCTTAGAACTCCTACCTCCATTTTTATCGGTCTTAGATCTGACGGCGCTCTACCATCTATTCTTTTTCCTTCAATAATTAGCTGAGGTTTATTAGCTTTCATACTTTATCAACCCTCTCTTTACTTTCTCATTTATAATAAACTCTTTTATTCTCTCAGTCAAGCCTGCGGTATGAGCCTCGACCTCAATTTTCTTTAGAGCTAGTATTGCGATATATTCTAACTCTGCATCAGGGCATCTAAGCAACACCCTACCATTCACCCCAACAACAAAATCACATTTTGTTTGTTCCATGAGCATTGATAACATAGACCTCTTCTTTCCTATAACCCTACCGATCTTACTCGGCTCTATCTCGACAAGAGAGCCATTAATAACCTTACCAAGTCCTTTATCCTGAACAGTTAGTACTGGTTGCCTTGTTCTGTCGAATTGAGCGACTTTAGCTATGATGACATCCCCTACATCAAGATATTTTCGAATATTATCTGTTGCAGGATTAAAGGGCTTTCCTATGTAGTCTGATGCATTTAACGTGGCTAGATACGGTGATTTTATATCGATTAGCCATGATGATAGGGTTACATCATATACAATTCCTATTACGATATCCCCCTCTTTTGGCATGTAACGCCCTTTCAAAGGAATTATCCTTATCTTCTTTTTTTCATTCTCTTCGATGTCCTGTAAAGATATTGTTGTAACAATGTATGTGCTTTCATTCAATTTATATAGTGAAACTCCAATACCCGTGCCTTCAACAGAAACATTCTTGTCTAAGACTATCTGATCCCCTGGAAGCCTAATTGTCCTCTGAATAGAGCTAGACAACATTAAGCACCTTAACAGATGCGCTACCCTTTGTAAGCTCGTTTACCTTGTCTATAAGCTCGCTTTGCATACCAGCAGGTATTTCAAGTTGGACTATGAGAGACCCATCTGCTAGCCAGTTGCTCTTCTTAACCTCTCCTAGCTTCATAATCTGTCCAGCTACTTTTGAGGCATATTCAGCTGGAACAGAAACTTCTACAAGAGCCTTAGCAATTCTTATGGGAATAATCTTGGATATTGCCTTTACTATTTCGGGAACCTGCTCCTCAACAGATTTATAGAGGTCAACACTAACCCTTGCCTCTTCCATGGCTTTTTCAATACGTGAGGGGGGTATTGGGGTCTTAGTTTTTGGGTCTATTGCTGACTTGGCTATATGGTAAACTATCTGTTTTCTTTTCATCTCCAATAGCTTTCTTCTCTGCTCTGTTGTTAGCTGAAGTTCTCCATGTTTAACTATCTCAGTAGATATTTTATACACATCCTCGGTACCGAAAACCTCTTGAAGCTCTGATGGGGATGCTTTCAATCCTTTTTTTGCATCCTTATATATGTAATCTCCTACAACGACCTCCTCAATACTTATTTTCTCCCCTTCTTTAAATCTATAAGCTTTTTCAGGGTCTACAAGAACCTCAAATCTCTTTCCATTCACAACAAGCCTTGCAATCACATATTCCTTTTTGCTCACGTAGTTACACCCGCTTTTTCTAGAAAACTTTGCACTTCCTCTGGACCAAGTTTTCTAAAAGTCTTTGAGTTTATGTCAGCTACACCAATCTCTACCCTCTCAACCTTTAAAGGCTCTTCAAGAGACGCTCGCAATGCTCTTAGCCCCAGAATGATCATTTCCTCAACACTTAGCTTAGCGTTATAGTGTTTTTCTAGATAGCTTGCAACTGTTTGCTCTCCCGCCCCTGCTGCAACACCATAGTACTTGAAATACAGCCCACTCGGCTCAGTCTTGATGAGTTCTATACCCTTTCTATCAATCCCACCAAATATTATGGAAACCCCAAAAGGTCTCACACCACCTTGCTGCGTATATGCCTGTTTTATATCGCATATCGTTCTAGCTAAAAGTTCAACATCTATTGGCTCATCAAATGTTAGTCTATGCCTTACTGCTAAAAGTCTTGCATAATCTATCAAGACCCTTCCATCATGTCCAAGCCCAGAGAACGTGGCCCCAATGTGAGAATCGACTATAAAAACCTTTTCAAGATCCATTACATTGTGAAGCGGTGCAACTCTTCTTTTTTCAGCTATTAA
Protein-coding regions in this window:
- a CDS encoding 50S ribosomal protein L37ae, translating into MGRLKVVGIAGRFGARYGSSLRKKWKEVMERRYAEYQCPYCGATTTFRRIAFGIWECPKCNSKWAGAAYTPWTIEK
- the rrp42 gene encoding exosome complex protein Rrp42; this encodes MSSTPETPIIPKIKMNAILNVLAKGNHIDKRPLLSYRQIDVAKNVSPNADSSVLVKLGYTQILAGVKLEVGQPFPDNPEEGVLIVNAEYIPAASPTFEPGPPDENAIELARVIDRSIREPKAVALNKLALIPGRKAWIIWLDIYVLDHDGNLIDAAMIASILALANTKIPYYEVDQASGNVKIDRSKAIGLLPMNKLVATVTVYKIGDVLVVDPTAEEEALASASLAIAVGEDGNIVGMQKRGLGAFTEKELEQAIEISLNKGKELIETIRKFIT
- the rrp41 gene encoding exosome complex exonuclease Rrp41, translated to MKANKPQLIIEGKRIDGRAPSDLRPIKMEVGVLRNADGSAIVEIGNTKVLAAVYGPREVVPRHEEQVDRATIRCRYRMLSFSTMGERKSPAPSRREIELSKVIREALEPAIISSQFPRTAIDIFVEVLNAEGGTRTAGITAASLALADAGIPMLDLVAAVAVGKVDGVIVLDLNEVEDMYGEADMPVAAMPSIGKITMIQLNGVLTPDEFKKALKLALDGINKIYNLQKETLKKKYVEVEE
- the rrp4 gene encoding exosome complex RNA-binding protein Rrp4 — encoded protein: MLSSSIQRTIRLPGDQIVLDKNVSVEGTGIGVSLYKLNESTYIVTTISLQDIEENEKKKIRIIPLKGRYMPKEGDIVIGIVYDVTLSSWLIDIKSPYLATLNASDYIGKPFNPATDNIRKYLDVGDVIIAKVAQFDRTRQPVLTVQDKGLGKVINGSLVEIEPSKIGRVIGKKRSMLSMLMEQTKCDFVVGVNGRVLLRCPDAELEYIAILALKKIEVEAHTAGLTERIKEFIINEKVKRGLIKYES
- a CDS encoding ribosome assembly factor SBDS, encoding MSKKEYVIARLVVNGKRFEVLVDPEKAYRFKEGEKISIEEVVVGDYIYKDAKKGLKASPSELQEVFGTEDVYKISTEIVKHGELQLTTEQRRKLLEMKRKQIVYHIAKSAIDPKTKTPIPPSRIEKAMEEARVSVDLYKSVEEQVPEIVKAISKIIPIRIAKALVEVSVPAEYASKVAGQIMKLGEVKKSNWLADGSLIVQLEIPAGMQSELIDKVNELTKGSASVKVLNVV
- the psmA gene encoding archaeal proteasome endopeptidase complex subunit alpha, which encodes MSFMPAAMGYDRALTIFSPDGKLYQVEYAAEAVRRGWTSLGIKSEYGVVLIAEKRRVAPLHNVMDLEKVFIVDSHIGATFSGLGHDGRVLIDYARLLAVRHRLTFDEPIDVELLARTICDIKQAYTQQGGVRPFGVSIIFGGIDRKGIELIKTEPSGLYFKYYGVAAGAGEQTVASYLEKHYNAKLSVEEMIILGLRALRASLEEPLKVERVEIGVADINSKTFRKLGPEEVQSFLEKAGVTT